TCCTGGCATGTGTTTTGTTGGGAAAAAACTCAAAATTGTATTGGCGACCTGGCATGTTGCATTGCATGACGTCTTTGAGGCATTGAGCCCTGTAAGCCTAATCCGGGCGGTTTCTCACGCCGATCATTTGGCGAGAGCTTACGGATGCTCGGAGCCTCGAATTGGTGTCTGTGGCCTCAATCCGCATGCGGGCGAGGCGGGGTTATTGGGCCTAGAAGAACAGGAGTGGATCGATCCTTTATTGGATGACCTCCGCGAAAAGCACCCAGGAGTTAGTAATGCGCTTCCCGCAGATTCTCTATTTTGGCGGGCTGTCCAAGGTGAGTTTGACGTTGTTGTAGCTCTTTATCATGACCAAGGTCTCATTCCGATAAAAACCCTAGAGTTTGACCAAGCTGTTAATGTGACCTTGGGGCTACCATTTATTCGAACGAGCCCCGACCATGGGACCGGTTTTAATATTGCAGGTAAGGGAGTTGCTCATTCTTCCAGTTTCTCCCATGCTGTGGAAGTCGCTCGACGATTAGTGGCGTTTAATTCTTCAACTTTAGGCCAAGGCGAAAGTGAAAATTAAATTAAGAACCCGAATTTATTACCTATTCCACTTGATTCTGGTCTGGAATAGGTACATTGGTGCCTAATCTTAATGAATACCACTCTTCCAGAAGGCGTACGCCTGGGTAATGAAAGACTTGTCAAACTTACCGACACTGCAGCTGAAAAAGTCAACGAACTGATTACCAGAGATTCCAACAACAGCATGCTGCGTGTTAAGATCTCTGGCGGCGGCTGTAATGGACTCAGCTACAAGTTGAAATTTGTCGATTCTTTCAAGCGAGGAGATATAATGGTCGAATCTTCAGGAGCTCAGGTGGTGGTCGATTCAAAAAGCGCCCTTTATCTTCGGGGAACGGTTCTTAATTATTCGAACGCTTTGGTAGCTGGAGGCTTTAAGTTCGAAAATCCGAATGCGAAATCCAGCTGCTCTTGTGGCGAAAGTTTTAGTGTTTGAAGGGGGCTTTAATGCGCTTGCAAACCGCGATTTATACGTGCTTGAATCCCAAACTCTCAATTATTCTCTGATTGATTGAAACTAGATATGGTAACTGCATTCGTAAACAATCTCGTCCAAAACAGCTAATGGCTGATTGGAGGAATATGTCTATAAGTTTCCGAAGCGTTCACTCAGTTGCCGAACACTTGCCTAATTTAACCAAGGTTTACTCTTAATGCCAAGAAAAGGCTCTCGTCCAAAAAGGAACTATGTTCCTAAAATTCGTAAGAATGATAAAATTCGATCCCGAGAAATTCGGGTAATCGGTCCCGATTCCAAACAAATCGGTATCATGACTCCTGCTGAAGCACTAATAATTGCGAAGAAAGTAGGCTTGGATCTGGTAGAGATTTCTCCCTCCGCGCGTCCTCCCGTCTGCCGTATCCTCGACTTTGGAAAATTTCAATACGAGTTATCCAAGAAGGAGAAGGAGAGTAAGACAAAGAAAACCTCTTCGGGTAAGGTTAAGGAAATAAAATTCCGCGTTCGTATTGAAGAGCATGACTTTATGTTCAAGATCAAGCATGCCGAGGAATTTCTCGGAAAAGGGAACAAGGTAAAATTATCCCTTATGTTCCGTGGTCGGGAAATGGAGCATAAAGACCTCGGTTTTGCAGCGATCAATCGTGCTGTGACCGAGTTAAAGCATATGGGGCATCAAGATTCCGAGGCACGACTGTCAGGACGAATGATCAGCACAATGCTTTCGCCGTTACCTGAAAAGGATCGAGTATATAAGTTCAACAAAATTGAGGAAGCCAAAGAGGAGGAGGCATAGTCTCCTGAGGTTGTAGCCTGATTTATGGATACAACGTTTAGGCATTTGGTAAGTAGGCGAGATTGGCTACTGGGCCTGTCAGGGTGTGCATCTTTTTCTTTGAGCTCGTTTGGAGATCCGCCACCAACCAGGCCCGATTTCACTTTATACAATACTCCTTATGTTGACTTGGCTAAAGTCGCCGGTGCGTTGGGTATGAAATATCAGCTCTCAAATGACCTGAAGGATGGAGTATTTTCCAGTCAATGGACTAAAGTTCGGTTTAAACAGGACAGTCGCTTATTGTTGCTCAATAATTACAAAATCTACCTGGGCTACGCGGTAGCCCTACACCAGGGTAGATTGTTTCTATCCACCCATGATTTCGATAAGGCCATAAAACCCTTACTCACACCGCAGGTGTTTACCGATGTCCCGAGCCTAAAAACCATTGTCATCGATCTAGGGCATGGGGGAAAAAATCCTGGTTGCATAAACAATGCCCTTGGGATGATCGAGAAGGATATGACCCTTGATCTTTCAAAACGTCTTCAACAGCTGCTCGAGTCTCGAGGTTACCGTGTATATCTCACCCGGACAACCGATCAGACGGTTGAAAATGGGAATCGGCCACTTTTCGCCAGCAAAATGAAGGCCGATCTTTTTGTCTGTTTGCACTTCAACGCAGTTGAGTCGAGATCAGTACATGGAATTGAGACTTATACCTTCACTCCTAAAAATCAGCCTTCCACGGCTCGCAGCCGATTGGTGGACGAGGACCGAAAAGCTTTTCCAGCAAATAGGGACGATCCTTGGAGCACGTTGTCAGGTTTTTATGTTCAGAGGCAAATGATCAAAACCCTGGGCGGTGTTGACCGTGGGCTTAAAAAGGCCCGGTTTTCTATGATGATCGATTTACAATGCCCTGGATTTTTAGTCGAAGGGGGATTTTTCAGTAACTTCGAAGAGGCTAAAAAGATAAAAACGGTAAGCTATCGCACTCGATTGGCCGAAGCTGTTATGCAAGGAATTACTACCTATCATAAAACGCTATCACGGATTTCAAATCCTGGTGCCTGACTATGAGCCTTATCGGACTATTCTGGATTGGTTTGGGAGGTGCCATAGGGTCGATTCTACGCGCTTTGTTTGCCATAAGTATCAAGTCCGATTTCCCTTGGGCTACATTGTTAGCGAATGTCTCTGGCTGCCTAATCATCGGCCTGGTCATCGGTCATGAATCAATAACTGCCGATTGGGCTGAACATTCACGCGGTTTTGTGGTGATTGGTTTTTGCGGCGGATTCACAACCTTCTCCACATTTAGTCTCCAAACTTTCAAGCAACTGGAGGGAGGAAATTTCTTGGGAGCCTTCTCCAATATCCTTCTTTCATTCGTGGTGTGCTTGTTGGCTGTTTGGGCAGGAATCAAACTCGCAAAATTAATCTTTCATAGTGTATGAAGGCGGTTCGTATGATTCTGACAGCCTGCTGCTTCTGGTGGTTACAGGGGGCAGCGATTGATCCGAAAAACGTGGTGATTTTGGTGAATCATTCCGACCATGAATCAATAGAGTTAGGTTACTATTATGCTCTCAAGCGGGATGTGCCTATTGAGAATATCGTTCACCTGGATTTACCACCCGATGAGAATATTTCCTGGGATGTATATTTAGAAAAACTATATAATCCATTGATGACCTGGCTGCTGGAGGCCAATTGGATGGACGGTTTCGGATCTAAACGAAAAGACGCGGTGGGCCGTCAAATCGCCTTAATTGAATCGCATAAAATTGAGGCATTGGTGATTTGCATAGGCGTGCCCCTCAGGATTCAAAATGATCCGGACCGGCTCCCCGCCAAAGACGCATATCCCAAAGAGAAACTTCAATTTTATACCAACCGGTCCTCCGTCGATTCTGAATTAGCACTGTTGCCATTTCCAAAAGCTGCTATCGATGGCTTTTACGCCAATCCGATTTTTAGCCGTACTGAACCCAGAAATTTATTCGATCTAAAACCTTTGGTTATTGGTCGTTTGGATGGGCCATCCTACGAATCAGCCACTGCCTTGATCGATAATGCAATCTTGGCTGAGAGCGAGGGAATCGCTGGGAGAGCCTACGTAGATATCAAAGGACCACATGAGGCGGGAGATAAATGGTTGGAAGACACGGTTGATAAATTTAACGCAAACGGTTACGATGTTGAAGCAAACCGGGAAGAAGAACGGTTCAACCTGGTAGATCGATTTGACGAACCTCTATTCTACTTTGGATGGTATTCAAGCGCGATTGATGGGCCGTTCACGCATTATGATTTCAAATTCCCTGTTGGTGCTATCGCGCTGCATATCCATAGCTATTCTGCTTCGACCATAAGGACGGGAAGCAAATACTGGTTGGGTCCGTTTGTGGCTCGAGGAGTTACTGCAACTTTTGGCAATACCTCGGAACCATATTTAGGACTGACCCACCAGCCTCACCTAATTATGGATGCATTGTTTAAAGGGATGTCCACCGGTGAAGCTGCGTTATATTCTATCGCCGGTCTTAGTTGGATGGGTGTGTTTATAGGAGACCCCCTTTACCAACCTCCCTTAGGTCTTAAAATGTCGCCCAAAAATGAATACGATATTCTAAGAACAGCGAATAAAGCCCGTAAAGCCGGAGACAAGTCCGCTTATAAGGCGGTTCTTTTCCAGCATGCAGAATCGCAACACTTCTCGACTGGTTTGTGGTTGTATGAATACTACCTCGAATTGGATGATCGTGAAAAGGCCTACGATTTTCTAAGTTCAATAAATCAACCTTCCTCTGACGAAACTCGAAATTGGGGCATCCTGCTTGATATCGCAGAAGGCTTTTTTGAACTTGGACACCCGAAGAAAGCGGAAGCCTTGTTCGAAAACTTACTGAAGCGAACCCAATCGAAGCGGCAGCTTAAATTGCAGTTACTCAAACGAGGCGTGCAGTCCGCTGAAAAGTATCAGCAAGCTGAGATGCTCTCGAGCTGGAACAAGGAGTTGGAAATGCTTACCAAACCTGCGGAAGACTCCGCCAAGCAAAAGAATAACTAAACGCCTTCTACGATTGCATCTGCAAGACCGTAGGCGATGGCCTCTTGAGCATTCATATAGAAATCTCGGTCTGTGTCCTCAGTTATTTTCTCAAGACTTTGTCCGGAAGCTTCTGCCAAAATCTTGTTCAGCTCTTCTCGGGTACGTTCCATTTCCTGAGCCTGAATGTTGATGTCAACGGCTGGTCCTTGAAAGCGTCCCTGAATTAGGGGTTGGTGAATTAGAACCCGTGCATGAGGATAAAGTAAGCGACTGCCTTTGGGAGCACCGCAAAGAAGAATGGAGCCCATACTCGCAGCCAATGCTGTTACGACCACTTTAACCGGTGAAGTTATCAACTTCATTGTGTCATAGATCGCCATGCCCGCAGTGATGCTGCCACCAGGAGTGTTGATATAGAATGTTATCTCCTTGCCCGGGTCACTCCACTCAAGAAAAAGTAATTTCTCGGTTACCTCCCTTGCGGACTTTTCGTTTACGTCGGTCCATAGGAATAGCTTTCGCTCTTCTAAAAATTTCTTTTGCACAATCTCCGTTAATGGAGTCGGACTTTTTGATTCTTGTTCTTCAGACATAGGTAGGTATCAAAACCGGTATTTGCGAAAATTCCAGTGGAATCTGGACTTTATTTAAGAGTTCGATACCCAAGGTTTACCAGTTTTCTAAAAACTCAAGCCTATGAACACTTTTAACAGCTCAAACCTCTTCAGGTTTTCGAGTCTCAATGGGTGGCTTATTTCCTTCAAGGTCTACAATAACCTGAATTAGTAGGCAGATTTCCCGGATTTGGATAAGCCAACCGGTTATGGCCCATAATAAGTTTTTTAGACCAGGCCCAGAATCATCCTTCCTTCTTCGGTAATCATGTCCTGATTCCAGGGCGGATCCCAAACGATATCCACATTTGCTTCTGCCACGCCTGGTAGAGACATGATCTTGCTGCGTGCGTCGTCTGCGATGACAGGCCCCATTCCACAGCCTGGAGCTGTAAGGGTCATCTTTACATCGACGTGGTGAGTTCCATTACTCTGCTCTATTGAATCGCAGGAATAAACCAGCCCAAGATCTACAATATTTACAGGTATCTCCGGATCATAGACGGTTTTCAATTGTTCCCAAATGGAGTTTTCCTGCAAAACTGCGGCCTCCACAATTTTTTCAGGATTTTCCTGAGCTTCGTTAGGAATATCAAGTCCGAGCGCATCTGCGTCGGCTCCTGCAATACGACTCATGCCAAATTGAGAAACTACCGTAAAGGTACCACCTAATTGTTGGGTTATCGTAACCGAAGTACCTGAAGGTATGGTTAGTAGATTTCCTTCAGGAATAACCCGTGCTTCTACGTCGCGATTAATTACGATTTGTTCAGCCATACTGCGAATAGTTTTTGCTAAGCGTTTCCAAATTTCTGTTGAACGAGTTGGCGGTGATAGTCGGCCAATTCCTCATTCTTTATCTGTTCAAGAATCTCTTCGAAGAATCCAAACACCAACAGCTTTTCAGCCGTAGATTTACTTACGCCACGGGCGAGCAGATAGAATAGTTGTTCTCCGTCAATTTGCCCGGTGGTTGCTCCGTGACTACACTTCACATCGTTGGCAAGAATCTCAAGCCCAGGTAGTGAATTAGCTTCCGCGGATGAATTTAGCAGGAGATTGCGGTTGGTTTGGTACGCATCGGTTTGCTGCGCTTCTTCAGCGACTTTGATTAAACCAGAAAAGATGGTTTTAGATTTATCCTGGAGCGCGTTTTTAAAGAGTAAATTTGACCTTGAGTTGGGTGCATTGTGTGACTGCAGCGTTCTCTGGTCCATTTCCTGACTATCGTGTGCAACGGTCATCGAGAAGAGTTCTGCATTGCTTCCAGCACCGTCTATGATGGTGTGTCCTTCACTGCGTGCGTGTTTACTACCAATGTTTATTCCAAAGGCACGAATGTTCGCATCGCGCTGAGTAATCGTGGTGAGTCGGTTGAAAGACAGCGATGACTCATTCCAGTTTTGCACGTAGTGATATTCCACATTTGCACCAGGACCCGCATACAAGGTGCTGACTCCGCAGGCTAGTTGTGCAGCGTCTTTGTCGTCTGATCCGTATACATCGACAAAGGTTACCTTACTATTATCTTTAGCGATAACCAGTGTATGGGGAAAGACCGCGGACTCTTTGCCTTTTGCCCAATGGTAACTTACGAAAGGGAGTGCGACTTCAACATTCTCAGGAACAAACAACAACGTGCCGTTCCGATTCAACGCGGTGTGCAAAGCTGTGAACTTCTCAGAGCCCAAGGCGGACTCTTGCGCCATGAAGAATTCTTCAAGGATTTCTGAGTGCTTTGAGAAGGCTCGTTCCAGCGGTTCGAATACGACCCCCTTTTCGCTTAACTCTGCCGAAAGTGCCACCTCGTCAACCAGGTCGTCATTTCCGAATACCAGTTTCCCCGCCGTGCTTCCAATACGTTTGGATGCCTCGATTAGTGAATGGGTTTCACTTGATTCCAGGGAAGGTGCGAGTCGAAATCCTTCAACTCCTAAGCCCTTAACGTTGGCGAAGCGCCAGCTCTCCATATTTTTACTTGGCGCTGGCAGGGCTAAGTATTCTGCCCAGCTTTTTTCTTTTTGTTTCACGAGCCAACCAGGCAACTCGGTGTGTCTCGCAAGGAAGTGTTCGAATACCGCCTCCGATAAAAATTCAGTTTCACTATTCACTGTAACGATGGATTGCATTAGAATGGATTGAACAAGGATTAATTAACCTACCGACCCTTCCATCTCCATATCGATGAGTCGCTTCAGTTCCACACTGTACTCCATAGGGAATTGTTTCACTAGATCGTTGATGAATCCATTAACAGCAAGACTCATGGCTTCTCCTTCGTTGAGGCCACGTTGCATTAAATAGAAAATTTGTTCCGCGTTCACCTTGGAGACACTCGCCTCGTGTTGAACCGAATTGTTATCCCCTCGGACTGTAATTGCGGGATAGGTATCGGTGCGGCTGTTGGTGTTTATTAACAGCGCGTCACATTCGGTGTTATTGCGGCAGCCTTTCAGGTGCTTGGGAATGTGGACTTGCCCGCGGTAGGTAGACCGACCCTGCCCAACAGAAATGCTTTTTGCTATGATGTTGCTGGTTGTATCGTCAGCGGCGTGAATCATTTTGGCCCCGGTATCCTGGTGCTGACCGTCTCCCGCGAGGGCTATGGAAAGTACTTCCCCGCGAGCTCCTCGACCTTTGAGGATTACTCCGGGATACTTCATCGTTAGGCGCGAACCAATATTGCAATCGATCCATTTGATCTCAGCGTCTTCTTCAGCCAATCCGCGTTTGGTAACGAGGTTAAATACGTTGGAGCTCCAATTCTGAACAGTGATGTACTGAATTTTGGCACCTTTCAGAGCAACAAGCTCTACTACAGCCGAGTGAAGTGTTGTCGTCTCAAATTTTGGAGCGGTACAACCTTCCATGTAAGTCACCTCAGCTCCTTCATCAGCAATGATCAGCGTCCGTTCAAACTGGCCGAAGTTTTCAGCGTTGATGCGAAAGTAGGCCTGGAGTGGTTGTTTAACTTTCACACCGGGCGGAATGTAGATGAAGCTTCCGCCGGAAAATACGGCGCTGTTCAATGCACTGAATTTATTGTCTCCGGTAGGAATTACTTTTCCAAAGTACTTACGGAAAATCTCCGGATGTTTTTTCAAACCTTCAGTTGATCCGACAAAGATGACCCCTTCCTTGGAAAGTTCGTCCTTCATTCTGGAATACGCCGCTTCACTATCGAACTGCGCTTCAACCCCAGCGAGGAATGCACGTTCTTGCTGGGGAATACCGAGACGTTCGAAGGTTTCCTTTATATCGTCTGGTACATCGTCCCAGGTGCGGCTCGGTTGTTGTCCTTTGGATAAATAATAACGGAATTTATCAAAGTCGATATTCTCAAGGTCTTTGGTTGCCCAGTGAGTGGGTAAAGGCTTGGAGTAAAAAATATCCAGGGCTTTCAAGCGAAATTCGCGGACCCAATCGTCTTCACCTTTTACGTCGGTGATGTAGTTGACGGTATCCTTGCTCAAGCCGATGCCAGCGTCGTAGTCGTAGGTAGTATCGTAGCTGAAATTTCCTTTTTCTCTATCAATATCTATTGCGGCTTTTGTGCTCATAATGGTTTTGAAGTTAGACGGTTGCGGCGAGTTCCTCTTTGATCCAATCGTAGCCGCGTTCTTCGACTTCGAGGGCTAGGGATTTGTCCCCGCTCTTTACGATACGGCCTTCCATCATGATATGGACGTAATCCGGCACGATGTAGTTTAACAATCTTTGATAGTGGGTAATGACTAGAATGCCGCGATCTTTGCTCCGCATATGGTTAACGCCATCCGCCACAATTTTTAGTGCATCGATGTCTAACCCTGAATCGGTTTCATCGAGTATACAGTATTTTGGCTTCAACATCGCCATTTGTAAAATTTCACAACGCTTTTTCTCGCCACCTGAGAAACCTTCATTAACCGAACGACTGGTAAACTTGCGATCTATGTCCAGGCGTTCCATTTCTGAATACAGGTCCTTGTAATAAGCCACAGCGTCGATATCTTCTCCTTTCGGAAGGCGGGAATTTAATGCTGCACGAATGAAATTGGCGATGCTAACTCCGGGAATTTCTGTGGGATATTGAAAAGCCAAAAAGAGACC
The nucleotide sequence above comes from Verrucomicrobiota bacterium. Encoded proteins:
- the sufT gene encoding putative Fe-S cluster assembly protein SufT is translated as MAEQIVINRDVEARVIPEGNLLTIPSGTSVTITQQLGGTFTVVSQFGMSRIAGADADALGLDIPNEAQENPEKIVEAAVLQENSIWEQLKTVYDPEIPVNIVDLGLVYSCDSIEQSNGTHHVDVKMTLTAPGCGMGPVIADDARSKIMSLPGVAEANVDIVWDPPWNQDMITEEGRMILGLV
- the sufB gene encoding Fe-S cluster assembly protein SufB, which gives rise to MSTKAAIDIDREKGNFSYDTTYDYDAGIGLSKDTVNYITDVKGEDDWVREFRLKALDIFYSKPLPTHWATKDLENIDFDKFRYYLSKGQQPSRTWDDVPDDIKETFERLGIPQQERAFLAGVEAQFDSEAAYSRMKDELSKEGVIFVGSTEGLKKHPEIFRKYFGKVIPTGDNKFSALNSAVFSGGSFIYIPPGVKVKQPLQAYFRINAENFGQFERTLIIADEGAEVTYMEGCTAPKFETTTLHSAVVELVALKGAKIQYITVQNWSSNVFNLVTKRGLAEEDAEIKWIDCNIGSRLTMKYPGVILKGRGARGEVLSIALAGDGQHQDTGAKMIHAADDTTSNIIAKSISVGQGRSTYRGQVHIPKHLKGCRNNTECDALLINTNSRTDTYPAITVRGDNNSVQHEASVSKVNAEQIFYLMQRGLNEGEAMSLAVNGFINDLVKQFPMEYSVELKRLIDMEMEGSVG
- the sufC gene encoding Fe-S cluster assembly ATPase SufC — encoded protein: MNELKIESLNVSINEKQILNNFSLTLPKGEVHTIMGPNGTGKSTLAKALAGHDDYTIDSGSATMDGQDILAMEVDEISRAGLFLAFQYPTEIPGVSIANFIRAALNSRLPKGEDIDAVAYYKDLYSEMERLDIDRKFTSRSVNEGFSGGEKKRCEILQMAMLKPKYCILDETDSGLDIDALKIVADGVNHMRSKDRGILVITHYQRLLNYIVPDYVHIMMEGRIVKSGDKSLALEVEERGYDWIKEELAATV
- a CDS encoding N-acetylmuramoyl-L-alanine amidase — translated: MDTTFRHLVSRRDWLLGLSGCASFSLSSFGDPPPTRPDFTLYNTPYVDLAKVAGALGMKYQLSNDLKDGVFSSQWTKVRFKQDSRLLLLNNYKIYLGYAVALHQGRLFLSTHDFDKAIKPLLTPQVFTDVPSLKTIVIDLGHGGKNPGCINNALGMIEKDMTLDLSKRLQQLLESRGYRVYLTRTTDQTVENGNRPLFASKMKADLFVCLHFNAVESRSVHGIETYTFTPKNQPSTARSRLVDEDRKAFPANRDDPWSTLSGFYVQRQMIKTLGGVDRGLKKARFSMMIDLQCPGFLVEGGFFSNFEEAKKIKTVSYRTRLAEAVMQGITTYHKTLSRISNPGA
- a CDS encoding iron-sulfur cluster assembly accessory protein, which codes for MNTTLPEGVRLGNERLVKLTDTAAEKVNELITRDSNNSMLRVKISGGGCNGLSYKLKFVDSFKRGDIMVESSGAQVVVDSKSALYLRGTVLNYSNALVAGGFKFENPNAKSSCSCGESFSV
- a CDS encoding ATP-dependent Clp protease proteolytic subunit → MSEEQESKSPTPLTEIVQKKFLEERKLFLWTDVNEKSAREVTEKLLFLEWSDPGKEITFYINTPGGSITAGMAIYDTMKLITSPVKVVVTALAASMGSILLCGAPKGSRLLYPHARVLIHQPLIQGRFQGPAVDINIQAQEMERTREELNKILAEASGQSLEKITEDTDRDFYMNAQEAIAYGLADAIVEGV
- the pdxA gene encoding 4-hydroxythreonine-4-phosphate dehydrogenase PdxA, coding for MSEGSELSKLPLAITSGDPAGVGPEVILEWAKAFEGDRKGFVFFGPEIWVETLRKLGYSGRGLGFADYQAVAGEPNREGSLIARDALMKAALCCSQGKCSGAVTGPVSKELLKNTGFDHPGQTEYFAAQWGGVPGMCFVGKKLKIVLATWHVALHDVFEALSPVSLIRAVSHADHLARAYGCSEPRIGVCGLNPHAGEAGLLGLEEQEWIDPLLDDLREKHPGVSNALPADSLFWRAVQGEFDVVVALYHDQGLIPIKTLEFDQAVNVTLGLPFIRTSPDHGTGFNIAGKGVAHSSSFSHAVEVARRLVAFNSSTLGQGESEN
- the sufD gene encoding Fe-S cluster assembly protein SufD, producing the protein MQSIVTVNSETEFLSEAVFEHFLARHTELPGWLVKQKEKSWAEYLALPAPSKNMESWRFANVKGLGVEGFRLAPSLESSETHSLIEASKRIGSTAGKLVFGNDDLVDEVALSAELSEKGVVFEPLERAFSKHSEILEEFFMAQESALGSEKFTALHTALNRNGTLLFVPENVEVALPFVSYHWAKGKESAVFPHTLVIAKDNSKVTFVDVYGSDDKDAAQLACGVSTLYAGPGANVEYHYVQNWNESSLSFNRLTTITQRDANIRAFGINIGSKHARSEGHTIIDGAGSNAELFSMTVAHDSQEMDQRTLQSHNAPNSRSNLLFKNALQDKSKTIFSGLIKVAEEAQQTDAYQTNRNLLLNSSAEANSLPGLEILANDVKCSHGATTGQIDGEQLFYLLARGVSKSTAEKLLVFGFFEEILEQIKNEELADYHRQLVQQKFGNA
- a CDS encoding TIGR03790 family protein, with amino-acid sequence MKAVRMILTACCFWWLQGAAIDPKNVVILVNHSDHESIELGYYYALKRDVPIENIVHLDLPPDENISWDVYLEKLYNPLMTWLLEANWMDGFGSKRKDAVGRQIALIESHKIEALVICIGVPLRIQNDPDRLPAKDAYPKEKLQFYTNRSSVDSELALLPFPKAAIDGFYANPIFSRTEPRNLFDLKPLVIGRLDGPSYESATALIDNAILAESEGIAGRAYVDIKGPHEAGDKWLEDTVDKFNANGYDVEANREEERFNLVDRFDEPLFYFGWYSSAIDGPFTHYDFKFPVGAIALHIHSYSASTIRTGSKYWLGPFVARGVTATFGNTSEPYLGLTHQPHLIMDALFKGMSTGEAALYSIAGLSWMGVFIGDPLYQPPLGLKMSPKNEYDILRTANKARKAGDKSAYKAVLFQHAESQHFSTGLWLYEYYLELDDREKAYDFLSSINQPSSDETRNWGILLDIAEGFFELGHPKKAEALFENLLKRTQSKRQLKLQLLKRGVQSAEKYQQAEMLSSWNKELEMLTKPAEDSAKQKNN
- the infC gene encoding translation initiation factor IF-3, coding for MPRKGSRPKRNYVPKIRKNDKIRSREIRVIGPDSKQIGIMTPAEALIIAKKVGLDLVEISPSARPPVCRILDFGKFQYELSKKEKESKTKKTSSGKVKEIKFRVRIEEHDFMFKIKHAEEFLGKGNKVKLSLMFRGREMEHKDLGFAAINRAVTELKHMGHQDSEARLSGRMISTMLSPLPEKDRVYKFNKIEEAKEEEA
- the crcB gene encoding fluoride efflux transporter CrcB; its protein translation is MSLIGLFWIGLGGAIGSILRALFAISIKSDFPWATLLANVSGCLIIGLVIGHESITADWAEHSRGFVVIGFCGGFTTFSTFSLQTFKQLEGGNFLGAFSNILLSFVVCLLAVWAGIKLAKLIFHSV